The Kitasatospora paranensis genome has a window encoding:
- a CDS encoding DUF6278 family protein, with protein MGFGFMDRLRARQGHRRASAASQPDEPSMAEMFAECGLLRELAEAADVRLDDGVASLTALDQMLPRWRDDPEVSEWLGNDAGLYLGTVLHRTVPGAAWKLDRQSRPRLVLPNGYEVDVTAVGHGWAEQGSPQLAMAYLVATDG; from the coding sequence ATGGGTTTCGGGTTCATGGACCGGTTGCGGGCTCGTCAGGGCCATCGGCGCGCGAGCGCCGCATCGCAGCCGGACGAGCCGTCGATGGCCGAGATGTTCGCCGAGTGCGGGCTGCTGCGCGAGTTGGCCGAGGCGGCGGACGTCCGGCTGGACGACGGGGTGGCGTCGCTGACCGCGCTCGACCAGATGCTCCCGCGTTGGCGTGACGATCCGGAGGTCTCGGAGTGGTTGGGCAACGACGCCGGCCTGTACCTCGGGACGGTGCTGCACCGCACCGTCCCGGGGGCGGCCTGGAAACTCGACCGGCAGAGCCGCCCCCGGCTGGTCCTGCCGAACGGATACGAGGTCGACGTCACGGCCGTCGGCCACGGCTGGGCGGAGCAGGGCTCGCCCCAGCTCGCGATGGCTTACCTGGTCGCCACGGACGGCTGA
- a CDS encoding restriction endonuclease, whose amino-acid sequence MASDAAAVPGAPGGSAPSAAGSSASGAAEPEPPQPGFLAAVFRDLGAEIPEQFAGPDAPSPHRPAREARSGRPAPAPDDSAPHPHDRPHQQGRQDAEQQDGEEDEIAAHGRAAALAHHRTMTVRAEHDRLADLLRRAALPVSAMDFESQLRRYEPRPFPADTDAPAADAEPRWADYAPVDPVPATPDEPPSRRLLDSSYQRELAQARLRHQRALREWRAGRAESVTPGLRSARQAHEQAEQLRATAVHEYNQSLEECRRAYRKAEPAAVESLLERALAAAEGATQDLPAPCRALFRPLTSTALLDLDLPSPDLVPSLAGYRLAAEGAVEPVPRPQSDRSSDYLRLVARLALRALQAADAVDTDGILAGVVLNGWLRRPGAEPLCLLSVDADRDALARTRLLPADPAGHADPARQADPSEAVAHARTASARTSGALPVHDDEPADGVYSDAEHDEALVRLRELAAVVTPDPYGPVPVRPNGTASAAVPSTGELSSNEFAVLVRELLTRGGLGAWSVRLRGPGGLVATAEGAAHSALPGRWVVWASRGADPVAAEELRTLAEAVREEGAERGLRLTTGGFEEAALDLAAEEGYRRIHLIDGAGVQELSHTHLGMPLATNG is encoded by the coding sequence ATGGCCTCCGACGCCGCCGCGGTGCCGGGAGCGCCGGGAGGTTCGGCGCCCTCGGCTGCGGGGTCCTCGGCTTCGGGGGCGGCAGAGCCGGAGCCCCCGCAGCCGGGGTTCCTGGCAGCGGTCTTCCGTGATCTCGGTGCCGAGATTCCCGAGCAGTTCGCCGGCCCGGACGCACCGTCGCCGCATCGGCCCGCCCGGGAGGCCCGCTCCGGTCGCCCGGCCCCGGCCCCCGACGACAGCGCCCCGCACCCTCATGACCGGCCGCACCAGCAGGGCCGACAGGACGCGGAGCAGCAGGACGGGGAGGAGGACGAGATCGCCGCCCACGGCCGTGCGGCTGCCCTCGCCCACCATCGGACGATGACCGTCCGGGCCGAGCACGACCGCCTCGCCGACCTGCTGCGCCGGGCGGCCCTTCCGGTCTCCGCCATGGACTTCGAGAGCCAGCTGCGCCGCTACGAGCCACGCCCCTTCCCCGCCGACACGGACGCACCGGCCGCGGACGCCGAGCCGCGTTGGGCCGACTACGCTCCGGTCGACCCGGTGCCGGCCACGCCCGACGAGCCGCCGTCCCGCCGGTTGCTCGACTCCTCCTACCAGCGCGAACTGGCCCAGGCCCGGCTCCGCCACCAGCGGGCCCTGCGGGAGTGGCGGGCCGGGCGGGCGGAGAGCGTCACGCCCGGACTCCGGTCCGCCCGGCAGGCCCACGAACAGGCCGAGCAACTGCGTGCCACTGCGGTCCACGAGTACAACCAGAGCCTGGAGGAGTGTCGGCGCGCCTACCGGAAGGCAGAGCCGGCCGCGGTGGAGTCCCTGTTGGAGCGTGCCCTCGCCGCCGCCGAGGGCGCCACCCAGGACCTGCCGGCGCCGTGCCGGGCCCTTTTCCGGCCGCTGACCAGTACGGCCCTGCTGGACCTCGACCTGCCCTCGCCCGACCTCGTTCCCTCGCTCGCCGGCTACCGCCTCGCTGCCGAGGGAGCTGTCGAGCCCGTCCCCCGCCCGCAGTCCGACCGCTCCTCGGACTACCTGCGGCTGGTGGCCAGGCTCGCCCTGCGCGCCCTCCAGGCTGCCGACGCCGTCGACACCGACGGGATCCTCGCCGGAGTCGTCCTGAACGGGTGGCTGCGCCGGCCCGGTGCCGAACCGCTCTGCCTGCTCAGCGTGGACGCGGACCGCGACGCGCTCGCCCGCACCCGCCTGCTGCCTGCGGATCCCGCCGGGCACGCCGATCCCGCCCGACAGGCAGACCCGTCCGAGGCCGTTGCCCATGCCCGCACGGCCAGTGCCCGCACGTCCGGTGCCCTGCCGGTTCACGACGACGAACCGGCCGACGGTGTCTACAGCGACGCCGAGCACGACGAGGCCCTCGTCCGGCTGCGCGAACTGGCGGCGGTGGTCACGCCGGACCCGTACGGCCCGGTTCCCGTGAGGCCGAACGGCACGGCCTCCGCGGCCGTGCCTTCCACGGGGGAGCTCTCGTCCAACGAGTTCGCCGTGCTGGTCCGTGAGCTGCTCACCCGGGGAGGTCTCGGGGCCTGGAGTGTGCGGCTGCGCGGGCCGGGCGGGCTGGTCGCCACGGCGGAGGGGGCAGCGCACAGCGCACTGCCGGGCCGGTGGGTGGTGTGGGCGTCCCGTGGCGCCGATCCGGTCGCGGCCGAGGAACTGCGGACGCTGGCGGAGGCCGTCCGCGAGGAGGGCGCCGAGCGCGGGCTCCGGCTGACCACCGGCGGATTCGAGGAGGCCGCCCTGGACTTGGCTGCGGAGGAGGGCTACCGCCGGATTCACCTGATCGACGGGGCCGGCGTCCAGGAGCTCTCCCACACCCATTTGGGCATGCCGCTGGCGACGAACGGCTGA
- a CDS encoding sensor histidine kinase, with amino-acid sequence MVAAVPVAYWCSRRGAAWTRSHLDAWFGIVVRPAYSPLPELERDERGYWWTGFSYHRGHGTARLARFLHWTVRDPESRRDAAWWVLNPFSLLFFVGPAVALVLGGVIFVLAVGVGDWGQGMFGRAAAGLALSGGLGCLSVLVGLLVMPYALRAHFDLACRILAPAQRASHAQLTRRVEQLTITRADAIGSQAAELRRIERDLHDGAQARLVAIGMTLGTIEHLLETDQDAARELLSEARQSSAKALQELRDLVRGIHPPVLAERGLGDAVRALALDGSQPTEVTVCLPDRPDASVEAAVYFCISELLANAAKHSEARQVWVDILFRAGRLRVTVTDDGCGGARLGHGTGLRGIERRLGTFDGTLSLSSPPGGPTTISMELPCALSSQRISTSFDKA; translated from the coding sequence GTGGTCGCGGCTGTGCCGGTGGCCTATTGGTGCTCGCGCCGTGGTGCGGCGTGGACGCGTTCCCACCTCGATGCCTGGTTCGGAATCGTGGTGCGCCCGGCCTACTCGCCCCTGCCCGAGCTGGAGCGGGACGAACGCGGGTACTGGTGGACGGGGTTCTCGTACCACCGAGGGCATGGCACGGCCAGGTTGGCTCGGTTCCTTCACTGGACGGTGCGTGACCCGGAGAGCCGTCGCGACGCGGCCTGGTGGGTTCTCAACCCGTTCTCGCTGCTGTTCTTCGTCGGCCCGGCCGTCGCACTCGTCCTCGGCGGCGTGATCTTCGTGCTGGCGGTCGGCGTCGGGGATTGGGGCCAGGGGATGTTCGGCAGGGCTGCCGCCGGCCTGGCCCTCTCGGGCGGGCTGGGGTGCCTGTCCGTCCTGGTCGGCCTTCTAGTGATGCCGTACGCACTGAGGGCGCATTTCGACCTCGCCTGCCGGATCCTCGCACCCGCGCAGCGTGCCAGCCATGCGCAATTGACCCGCAGGGTCGAACAGCTGACGATCACGCGTGCGGACGCGATCGGCAGCCAGGCGGCCGAGCTCCGCCGGATCGAACGGGATCTGCACGACGGAGCGCAGGCACGGTTGGTGGCGATCGGCATGACGTTGGGCACGATCGAGCATCTGCTGGAGACAGATCAGGACGCGGCGCGCGAGCTGCTCTCGGAGGCTCGGCAGTCGTCGGCCAAGGCACTTCAGGAGCTTCGGGATCTCGTCCGGGGCATTCATCCGCCGGTGCTGGCCGAGCGCGGCCTCGGGGACGCGGTCCGAGCGCTGGCGTTGGACGGATCCCAGCCGACCGAGGTGACGGTGTGCCTGCCCGATCGGCCGGATGCGTCGGTGGAGGCCGCGGTGTACTTCTGCATCAGTGAGTTGCTGGCGAACGCGGCGAAGCACTCCGAAGCGCGGCAGGTCTGGGTGGACATCCTGTTCCGTGCGGGGCGCCTACGGGTCACGGTCACCGACGACGGATGCGGTGGTGCCCGGCTCGGGCACGGCACCGGACTGCGCGGGATCGAGCGGCGGTTGGGTACCTTCGATGGCACCCTCTCGCTCAGCAGTCCGCCGGGCGGGCCGACGACGATCTCCATGGAGCTCCCGTGCGCATTGTCCTCGCAGAGGATCTCTACCTCCTTCGACAAGGCCTGA
- a CDS encoding ZIP family metal transporter, with product MTAILVAAGAFLMTLVGGWVAQRTGDRRHLVLGFAAGLMLGVVAFDLLPEAVRAAPEEVNGVPEALLMFAAGFLTIHIIERAVAIHRSHEDEYAAHTHGHERHGHGHGHGHSHRAPDRSGRQGVGLAAAGALVGHSLMDGFAIGAAFQAGTTVGTVVAIAVVAHDFADGFNTYTITRMYGNDRRRAIGLLAADAIAPVTGAAITLLFTIPEHLLGLYLGFFAGFLLYLATSDILPEAHSPHPSRTTLFCTLLGVGFMWLVIGLAD from the coding sequence ATGACCGCGATCCTGGTGGCCGCCGGGGCCTTCCTGATGACCCTGGTGGGCGGCTGGGTCGCCCAGCGCACCGGCGACCGCCGCCATCTCGTGCTCGGCTTCGCGGCCGGTCTGATGCTCGGCGTGGTCGCCTTCGACCTTTTGCCGGAGGCGGTGCGGGCCGCACCGGAGGAGGTCAACGGCGTACCGGAGGCCCTGCTCATGTTCGCCGCGGGGTTCCTGACCATCCACATCATCGAGCGGGCGGTCGCGATCCACCGCAGTCACGAGGACGAGTACGCCGCGCACACGCACGGCCACGAGCGGCACGGCCACGGCCACGGGCACGGTCACAGCCACCGCGCGCCGGACCGTTCCGGTCGGCAGGGTGTCGGCCTGGCCGCCGCCGGGGCGCTGGTCGGCCACAGCCTGATGGACGGCTTCGCGATCGGTGCGGCTTTCCAGGCGGGCACCACCGTCGGCACGGTGGTGGCGATCGCGGTGGTCGCGCACGACTTCGCCGACGGCTTCAACACGTACACGATCACCCGGATGTACGGGAACGACCGCCGCCGGGCGATCGGGTTGCTCGCGGCGGACGCGATCGCGCCGGTGACCGGTGCGGCGATCACCCTGCTCTTCACGATCCCGGAGCATCTGCTGGGGCTCTACCTGGGCTTCTTCGCCGGGTTCCTGCTCTACCTGGCGACCTCGGACATCCTCCCGGAGGCCCACAGCCCGCACCCCTCGCGCACCACGCTGTTCTGCACGCTGCTCGGGGTCGGCTTCATGTGGCTGGTGATCGGCCTCGCCGACTGA
- a CDS encoding DUF2637 domain-containing protein: MARPSLTRAHRALLGVVAAGACLISGIGFAGSYNAVRELAMAKGFGAFSYAFPVGVDAGIVVLLSLDLVLTWLRIPFPLLRQTAWLLTAATIAFNAAASWGDALGMAMHAVIPVLFVVVVEASRHAVGRIAAITADRHMESVRLMRWLLSPVPTFRLWRRMKLWELRSYDETVRLEQNRLVYRAQLRFRYGRGWRRSAPFQALLPLKLAKYGVPLDPSILDRIDGPIEAAKVESGTAVSQVSAAVAVPTLAKLAAVRLRDAQEPAHDEAVGAEREAAELNVWMTRAVRSYSQQADDGEVQQGRLPGQMSPWFKPPRAVGVPPQAAPAARQVRPPQSQSQAAQVQAQEQAAGGSRSAAARCRPRPRCRCSRV, from the coding sequence ATGGCACGTCCATCCCTCACCCGCGCCCACCGGGCCTTGCTCGGCGTGGTGGCTGCTGGTGCCTGTCTCATCTCCGGCATCGGTTTCGCCGGTTCGTACAACGCTGTGCGCGAGCTGGCGATGGCGAAGGGGTTCGGAGCCTTCTCCTACGCCTTCCCGGTCGGCGTCGACGCGGGCATCGTCGTCCTGCTCTCGCTGGACCTGGTCCTGACCTGGCTCCGGATACCCTTTCCCCTGCTCCGGCAGACGGCCTGGCTGCTGACCGCGGCGACGATTGCGTTCAACGCGGCAGCCTCCTGGGGCGATGCCCTGGGCATGGCCATGCACGCGGTCATCCCGGTCCTGTTCGTCGTGGTGGTGGAGGCCTCCCGGCACGCGGTCGGCCGGATCGCGGCCATCACTGCCGACCGGCACATGGAGTCCGTCCGGCTGATGCGCTGGCTCCTCTCCCCGGTGCCGACGTTCCGGCTCTGGCGCCGGATGAAGTTGTGGGAGCTCCGCTCGTACGACGAGACGGTGCGGTTGGAGCAGAACCGGCTGGTCTACCGGGCGCAGTTGCGCTTCCGGTACGGCCGCGGGTGGCGCCGTTCGGCGCCGTTCCAGGCTCTGCTGCCGCTGAAGCTGGCCAAGTACGGCGTTCCGCTGGACCCGAGCATCCTGGACCGGATCGACGGTCCGATCGAGGCGGCAAAGGTCGAGTCGGGCACGGCGGTGTCCCAGGTGTCGGCCGCGGTTGCGGTGCCGACGCTGGCGAAGCTGGCCGCCGTCCGTCTCCGGGACGCCCAGGAGCCGGCCCACGACGAGGCCGTCGGCGCCGAGCGGGAAGCTGCCGAGCTCAACGTCTGGATGACGCGGGCCGTCCGCAGTTACTCCCAGCAGGCCGACGACGGCGAGGTGCAGCAGGGGCGGCTCCCGGGGCAGATGTCGCCCTGGTTCAAGCCGCCGCGGGCGGTCGGTGTCCCGCCGCAGGCCGCCCCGGCGGCGCGGCAGGTCCGTCCGCCCCAGTCGCAGTCCCAGGCTGCTCAGGTTCAGGCCCAGGAGCAGGCGGCCGGGGGCAGCCGCAGCGCGGCCGCCCGGTGCCGGCCCAGGCCGCGATGTCGGTGCAGCAGGGTGTGA
- a CDS encoding YigZ family protein, with protein MPEPTPKRYLTVRAGARHETEVKKSRFICSLARVADEDEAQEFIAAVRKEYWDARHNCTAFVVGEDQRRERSSDDGEPSGTAGVPMLEVLRRRGITDTVAVVTRYFGGIKLGAGGLVRAYGSAVSEALDTVGLLERRPVALFSVPADHVRAGRLENDLRAAGYEVRDLAYEATGVRIEVGIPEAGVTEFHAWLAEATGGAVEAVPAGWSHREVPVE; from the coding sequence ATGCCGGAGCCGACCCCGAAGCGCTACTTGACCGTCCGAGCCGGTGCGCGCCACGAGACCGAGGTCAAGAAGTCGCGCTTCATCTGCAGCCTGGCCAGGGTCGCCGACGAGGACGAGGCGCAGGAGTTCATCGCTGCGGTCCGCAAGGAGTACTGGGACGCCCGCCACAACTGCACCGCCTTCGTGGTCGGCGAGGACCAGCGGAGGGAGCGGTCCAGTGACGACGGGGAGCCGAGCGGCACCGCGGGCGTGCCGATGCTGGAGGTGCTGCGCCGCCGGGGCATCACCGACACGGTCGCAGTCGTCACCCGGTACTTCGGCGGGATCAAGCTGGGGGCGGGCGGTCTGGTGCGCGCCTACGGCAGCGCGGTCTCGGAGGCGCTGGACACGGTGGGGCTGCTGGAGCGCCGGCCGGTCGCCCTGTTCTCCGTCCCGGCGGACCACGTGCGGGCCGGGAGGCTGGAGAACGACCTCCGTGCCGCCGGCTACGAGGTCCGGGACCTGGCGTACGAGGCCACCGGTGTGCGGATCGAAGTCGGCATCCCCGAGGCCGGTGTGACGGAGTTTCACGCCTGGCTGGCGGAGGCGACAGGAGGGGCCGTCGAGGCGGTCCCGGCGGGGTGGAGCCACCGCGAGGTGCCCGTCGAGTAA
- a CDS encoding DUF6986 family protein gives MAQVELDGNRPGRGASFSSAALAAVDALLAPVDADLARRYPGDPGTRQPVHTVYVPADAFAADTVQEWGRKALEAFDTHAGTPEQLASALGVPADGLLADVHARVRAKLLSEPVEDLRIDFEDGYGPRPDTEEDAAAVRAAQLVAAAVADGTAPPYIGIRIKCMEAAVRARGIRTLELFLGSLLNEGPLPDGLVLTLPKVSYAEQVTALVRLLDDFEQRAGLPVGRIGFEIQIETTQAILGADGRATVARMIEAAEGRATGLHYGTFDYSAACGVSAAYQSMDHPVADHAKAVMQVAAAGTGVRLSDGSTNVIPTGSTEQVHAAWRLHHGLVRRSLARAYYQGWDMHPAHLPTRYAAVYAFYREGLEAAAARLAAYVAKAGGDVMDEPATARALSGYLLRGLDCGAVDPVEVTALTGLDRERLNELAGR, from the coding sequence ATGGCGCAGGTCGAGCTGGACGGTAACAGGCCAGGGCGCGGGGCGTCGTTCTCCTCCGCGGCCCTGGCTGCGGTCGATGCACTGCTGGCACCGGTCGACGCCGACCTCGCGCGCCGCTACCCGGGCGACCCCGGGACGCGTCAGCCGGTGCACACGGTCTACGTGCCGGCGGACGCCTTCGCTGCGGACACCGTCCAGGAGTGGGGCCGCAAGGCGCTGGAGGCCTTCGACACCCACGCCGGCACGCCGGAGCAGTTGGCCTCGGCGCTCGGGGTCCCGGCCGACGGCCTCCTCGCCGACGTGCACGCCCGGGTCCGGGCCAAGCTGCTCAGCGAACCGGTCGAGGACCTGCGGATCGATTTCGAGGACGGCTACGGGCCCCGCCCGGACACCGAGGAGGACGCGGCCGCAGTGCGGGCCGCGCAGCTGGTTGCGGCGGCCGTGGCCGACGGCACCGCTCCGCCGTACATCGGCATCCGGATCAAGTGCATGGAGGCCGCGGTACGTGCGCGCGGGATCCGCACCCTGGAGCTGTTCCTGGGTTCCCTGCTGAACGAGGGCCCCCTCCCCGACGGCCTGGTGCTCACCCTTCCGAAGGTCAGCTACGCCGAGCAGGTCACCGCTCTGGTCCGGCTGCTGGACGACTTCGAGCAGCGCGCGGGTCTGCCGGTCGGCCGGATCGGTTTCGAGATCCAGATCGAGACCACCCAGGCGATCCTCGGAGCGGACGGCCGCGCCACGGTGGCCCGCATGATCGAGGCCGCCGAGGGACGGGCCACCGGCCTGCACTACGGTACTTTCGACTACAGCGCCGCCTGCGGCGTCAGCGCCGCCTACCAGAGCATGGACCATCCGGTGGCCGACCACGCGAAGGCCGTGATGCAGGTCGCCGCAGCGGGCACGGGGGTGCGGCTGTCGGACGGTTCCACGAACGTCATCCCGACCGGTTCCACCGAGCAGGTGCACGCGGCCTGGCGGCTGCACCACGGTCTGGTCCGCCGCTCCCTGGCGCGGGCGTACTACCAGGGCTGGGACATGCACCCCGCTCACCTGCCGACCCGGTATGCGGCCGTCTACGCGTTCTACCGTGAGGGCTTGGAGGCCGCCGCAGCCCGCCTCGCCGCCTATGTGGCCAAGGCAGGCGGCGACGTGATGGACGAGCCGGCGACCGCGCGGGCGCTGAGCGGCTACCTCCTGCGAGGCCTCGACTGCGGAGCGGTCGATCCCGTCGAGGTCACCGCGCTGACCGGCCTCGACCGGGAGCGGCTGAACGAGCTCGCCGGCCGCTGA